gaCCGACGTCATCAGCCCTGCCTGCTGTTATTGTTCCCTCCCATTTTTTCTCATctctcccctcctttttttttattttaaatcccttcctccttttatttttttttttctttccccatcaCGGAGCGTTTTATTTCCTCCCTCTCTGGCCCACGCATCCAACCCCACACGCCTGGCGAAGGGGGAAATGcaataaatcaattttttttttctttcttttctttttttaaaaaccctcTTCCTTTTTGGGCTGAGCCATCCAagtccattaaaaaaaaaaaaaagaatagggaagagaaaaaaaaaaaaaaaagaaagaaagaagccaaccaacaaaaaatgaggGATGGGAAGCGACGCCGTTGACGCCGCTCTCCCATAGGCCTAACGAAACTGTTTCCCTCTCCCATACACGTTGCGTCTGTTGTGTGGGGgtgtgtacatttttttcccccttctttttcattttacccCGATCGTTTCCTTTCTGACGATTCCTATAGGCCTACTAGTAATGAAGTCCTATATTTCAATCCTATTTGATGGCGAAATGAAttcgtcttttattcttaCATTAGCGTGTGTACGTAGTCCGTTCTGTGCGCGCTGTTTAGATTGATTCGTGCATGTCCATAATGTCGTCTTTTCTACATGTATTGAAAGGTCTACTACAGATAGTTTGCATACGAAATGTGGACCaagtcctattttttttttttttttttttttttagttgcatGCCTGTTTTTGATCCAAACAGGGACGAAAATGAGTATCTttagttgttttcttctttgtagagATGACCAATTCATTCTGATTTCATtcattctaattttttttttttttttttttttttttttttgtttcatccgTTTGATTTGCAGCACGCGGCCCTGATTGGCGGACCGAACACGACATGCTGTTCCCTATGCCACAAACTCTTTCTCGGCAACGAGGCTTTGATGGAGCACATGAAACACGTCCACAAGGACGTCGTCGCTGCAGCCGGAACCTCCTCCATGACCGGTAAGAAATGTaaacacacattttctttttccttttttttattttttaaaatgcttttAAATCTTTTGCCGGgggttttaagaaaaaaaaaaaaaaaaaaaaaatcggcatTCGCCCATTTTCTGTGTCAgcgttgttttatttttggttagAGGGAGGGCAGAGGGTTGGAGAGACGCCGATGAATAAATGGCGTTAGATCGAATGCACTTGTTCAGCCTACGCACGTAGTGACTACATTATCCACGTCACCAGAGGGGAAATTGCGGGGTACGCGAGAGGGTAGAAATGTTGTAAATGTCATTTTCGAACGTCTCGGCTATtaattgaacgaaaaaaagaaaaaaaaaaagaaaaaagggaaaggagaaagaaatcTGATTGATTCCCATTTTGAAAGCGGCCACGGCCAAAGagtgtatgtatgtgtgtgtaggaGTCGACTACGAGAAgacccctaaaaaaaaaaaaaaaggaaagttaaAAAGCGGGGAGGAGGGTTGGTCGGCCGTGGCTAAATACACCGCCAAAAAAGCAATCGGGACGAATAAAGAATCTGCATAATTGAATTGTACCTAAACGTCTTGCCTTGATGCCTTCGCTTTCTTGCCTCAtgtctcttcctcttctttcacCCCCTCATTTCATTTGACATGAAAAGAGGAGACCCCAGTCGTCAATGAAgcatttttgtgtgtctgtgtgttgtAACATTTTGCGCATAAAATGCTCGAGGGCATACGATCCgaagtctctttttttttttttttttttttttttttttttttttttttttgtgacaaAATGTCGCAGGGCGAGTGATGTAACTTGAATAGAACGAGTGGCACGGTGATGGTAATAACGACAACAGTCTGCCAATTGTTTGCACTCGTCATTAGCAGTTATTTAGTCGTTTTGGAACacgatcgaaaaaaaaaaaaatggttggaaCAGGGCGAAGAAAGACGATGGTCGTTTTGAGACGCATATAATAATCGACTTCCGTGATTGTTCCACTGCGTCACGGCCTCACCTTTTTTCACGAATCACGGCAGATGaggcccctttttttatttatagttTATCATATTCatatgatcattttttttttctttattttgcattcGTGTCAGTACATTTGACGATGTAGGGTAGGCCTATTTACCATAAACTTTAATTCAATCTAATGATTAGCTTTTTGTTggtcttcatttgtttgtttttttttttgtttttttttattgattcacAAACGTCCAGACATgtcaaattaaaaacaagtGAAGGTGTAGAAACTCGAAAGGGACCGCCATAAAACTGCGACCATGTCTCTTACAATGTGCGTTTTAACGTCGACATTCAGTGGCGGATCAGGCCGTCTGGTGTGGCCATACATATgcggtgttgtttttcatgtttatagttttttttttcttttttcttttttcctttccttttttgcgGGGTAGGGTATAATCCATAgcgtgtcttttgttttcccgacgtccaaaaacaaaaaaaaaggtatttataaaaataagaatagaTTAGGTATTTGTACTACGTCTAGGCAAAGAAACCCTGTCGATGATTTCGGTTCGTattcaaattgttttcctCTCTCAAATTTTCATCGTGAAAGTGAACAAAATAGATCCCCTCTAACCGAAcccttcaaaacaaaagaaaaagtaaataaaaagttatgtttgtttgttttaaattcaattcgaTTTAACGAGCATCGTACGTCGTCTAAAATAGAAGCAAATTTTGATTGCATCAcgttgtttttggttttgttttttaacgagCATTGTGTAACATTTTGTTTCCATATACCGAGccctccctttaaaaaaaaaaaaaaaaaccctctttctctctattGTAAAAGCAGCGAAAACATTTGGGAAgcgtttgaaagaaaagctcTGGTTGGCTGACTTGagtcaaacttttttttttgttttcgttacgtCGTAGGAAATGCGCGTCGTGTAGGCATAGGTCTCCTCGTTCATCAGGGCAacacggagagagagagagagagagagagagggagatgGAAGCCGTAGATAATGAATTGATGCCGTAGCAACTATATATatagttctctctctctgatatatatatatatatatatatatatatatataaacataaACATAGTGCGCTCTCTTCGTACGCAAGCCCTCTccaggggagggggggggaggtaatgttcaaagtaaaaaagggaaagtaaaaaatataaaaaggggATCTAATcagaaatgaataagaaaaaaaacaaaatcaacaaaaacaaaaaaaggtgaagCAAATGCGCAAGGATAGAACGAAAACTCAGGTAGATAATAATAGGTAAGATCTCTCGTAGTAGGTGCGCGAGTTTgttcaattttaaattcggagttaatgaaaaataagagaaccggttttttttttttttcttttgctgatGGGGCGACGCTATTATACAAAGAGGCTGGAATGATTGCAATCTGCATAAGTGCGATAGCGTCGACGAAGAATTGcgcttgttttttgttttttttttgtttgttttaaatcgcAAGTATTCACGCGTCGTTCCATTCCGTTTGGAGACGCTAATGGCGCCCGGCAAAAATATGCTAAATAAATAACTTTTAAGAAGAAAGCAAGAAGGGGAAGAGAGCAGCCTCGGCGTCGTGacaatctttttttgctttttgtttcttaaaagaagaaatcaatgcGAGACCGAAGGGGCTAGACAAGAAAggctttttaattttttttttttttggtgatgaaatgaaaaaaagggtggggtGGGGAGGActctaaagaaaaatgaaactaaaaaagaaaatcgaatgaGACTCGCTTCTACGTCAAAagcgaataaaagaaatgcaaaagttaaaaggagagagagagacataaaaaaaacagaggaaGCGTCGCTAGCGTCTACTCGGATGAAAGCGTCGCGACgccccgtttctttttccttttttttttcccttcttatttttattattattattattattattattattattattatttatttctctttctgtgCCGCTCCGGCAGTCCATTCCGACAACTTGATTAAAAAGTCCCCCCTGTCCTACCACCCCGTTTCTCCTCCCTCTTCCTTttgattccatttcttttttgctctttAAGCTCTTTCTCCTTTCCTCCCTGTGTAAAACTCACTTCTTTTTCAGCATAcatatctctctctctctctctctctctctctctctctctctctctctctctctctctctctctctctctttttccgcTTTCGTTTTTCCTCCTCGTTCGTTCCGTTTTTCAGCCTATAGGCAAACAGATGTCGTGATTCCCTTTTTGAACGAAGCGCCCGCAAATTCAGCACGACGAGTTATTTACACAATGCCCTCCCCCTTCCTCCACTACCCTATCGCCCTGCGTGCTGCTACACAACATGAATCATTCGAATCATCTTTCTTCTTGATGCGCATCAAAAGtcgccacacacacacacacacacacacacacaccgaaatGAAACGAATGAAATGTAAAAGAGAGGAAAGGGATCAATATGTTCCGTGTTGTATACTGTTGCGCCTTCGCACAATGCGAGCCGTGCAATTCAACGTTCAATTGCCCGCATTCGTTTCACGGACTTTGATGTCAAATGTGGACGCACGTTCAGTAAATTGGCACGTTTATTTAAGATGTAGACAGTTTAGATTTTTGCAATCAATTTCATTTatggatttcatttttgaaaaaattcgaaaCGTAGGTGAAGGATCGGCTGCGACTAGCGAAAGTTCGGCCGGCTCGTCGATGTTGATGCCTCATCAGCACAGTCTGCTTCCATCGCTGGCCCATCACGTCCACCAGCAACAACAGTCGGTGTCGTCGCTGCTGGCGTCGCaacagcatcaacaacaaTCGAACGcgcatcagcagcagcagatcagcagtagcagcagctTGTCGGCGTCGCTGAGCGGCCTGGGCGTCGCGTCGGACGTCATCAACGGCCTGGGCAGTTTGACGGGCGGGGTAGGTGGCGGCTGGGCCGTTTCGGCTCCGGCGCCCAGCGCCGTCAAGCGACGAGCACCGACGCACGCCTGTCCGGTGTGCGGCAAGCATTACGTCAACGAGGGCAGCCTGCGCAAACATCTGGCCGCTCATCCGGAGACGGCCCACATCACCTCCGCCCTGCGCATGTGGCCCTGCTCCATCTGTCCGGCTGTTTTTCCACACGAAACCGGTAAGCCAaagcctcttttctttttgcaattttttttttatttatttatttattgattattattattattattaaacatcAAAAGCATGTAGACTCGAATTTCGTATAGAACATTGTGCAACTGCCATTTTTTTCACGCATGGCTGCAGGGCAAAGGCTGTTGGACcggttctttttgtttttctaatggATAAGAGGGGTGGATGAAGGGGGTAGGCTTGACCGGTTTCCATTGAAACACAATGGACGTTTGTTTGGGCCGCTGCTTGTTCTccaatgtcaataaaacatttttcgaatcgggcaaatgaaaaaacaaatagatagCCATactgaaagaaagaaagaaagaaagcccTTTCTGTTGTGGTTGAGTTGTACAACTTGCTGggccgccctttttttttttttttttttttagtattatCTTGTATTGTCTGGCCGTTTTCATAGCGGCCTtagcggtttttttttgtttgttttttttcataagcGGCAGCTGTATTATGCGTACGTGAGCTATGATTCGTCGCGCGCCGACGGCCATGTTTGTTGTCCGACTACCACATCCGACTTGGTTAACGTTCGTTATTACTACACCACatgaaacaaattaaaaaaaaaaggccgaccGTAAATTTTCGGCCCGGCTAAAAACAGTTGCAATAATCAAGGCTTTATTGATTTAAAACACTGACTTTCTTTGAAACATTGGCCGTTGTTattgaacataaaaaaaaaaaacacatgtgCTTCAGTCAATTTCGTTGGACTGGTTAACTCATAAACTTTTTGTGGGTCTATCCATCAAAATGTTCAATTTCAAAGCTTTCATCTATTTCCGTCtcccgtttttgttttgttttgtttaatgaAATATTTCTGTCGCTCTGTGTCTCGCTATATTATCAAAGAGTTTGCCTCCCTTGGCTGCCTATTTACATAATCAGCATAATGTATCATGTTGTGGCCCTTGCCGGTTCGTTCCTGTGGTCGaatcgttttttaaactgagacacacacacacacacacacagacagatagCGAAAGGGAAACGAAGCAAGGGCTTTCCGACtgtattatatatatatattccataaaaaaaagaatcaaaataaaacattcgAAATGATGACACGGACGTGCACTGGTAGAAAATGGGGAGACTAGAAAATGGTGAAGGCGGGCAAGTTGTTATTATGTAATCTAATGCACCGCTAGCAATTGGCTCCGAATAGCATTTTTGTGTGATTCAATGAAGTGGCGCAACGGACATGCATCAGAACGATTTACCTACTGACTTTGCtcctttatttgtttctttgttttttaccttgacGTTTACGTGTGTTCCAGCTCGACGACGTATATCCATCAACAAttctcccttcctttttttttttattgaccgTCTTTTGAAGTGACTGTGttaccttcattttctttatttttatttatttatttattttatttttttttttttgaaattttctttaggCCTATTAACTCACATGGAACAAATGCGCATGGAACCGAAACATCAATTCGCCGCGCAGTACATGCTGTCGAGAGCGGCCGCCGAGCGACGGTTTCGAGAGCGAGGAGAATCACCCGGACCGGGCCCTTCGGCTGGCCCGACGAGTCACCATTCCGATGCCGATTCGGGACACGGCACGGCCGGAGCCGCCGGTCTCGAAGCCGCATCGACTGGAACGGGAGCCAGTCCGGCTGTGGCGGTAGCCGCAGCTCCTAGTCCGGCCACAGGGCCGTCTTCTGCTCACGCCAGTGTCATGAACAACAACCGACTGACGAGCCCCAGCGGACGGACAGCCGCGGGATCGGCCATGAATTTGGGCTCGTCTCAATCGGTGGGTTTCGGCCAAGGGGCGGCCATGTCGGTGCAACAACTCAACGACGCcatgcagcagcaacagcaacaacaacagggaGGAGGGGCAGCGGCTGCAGCGACAGCGAACGGCAACAATGGCGCCGTCGACATGGAAGACGACTCTTCCAGCGCGGCGTTGACGGCCGAAGAAGCCGCCGTGGCTCGTCGCCTCCAAGCGGCCGGAGTTGAAGCCGTTTTGAGATTGGCGGCCGCTTCGGCATCGGGAGCGCACAGCCACGGCAGTGGCATCCACCATTCGTCGGCTTCTGTCGGTTACACGGATTCTAGGCTGGAACAGGCCATCCGACTTCATCAAGCGCTCGGTTTCGCCCTGCCGCAACCGCATCCGGCGCTCCACCTCCACCAGCAGCAGATTCagttccagcagcagcaacaacagcagcagcagcagcaacaacaacagcagcagcagcaacagcaacatcTGATTcaccagcaacagcagcaacaacaacaacagcagcagcagcaacaacagcaacagcactCACAGCACCACCTGGTTGGTCAGCACCTATCGTCGCAGGCGGCCTACCACCAACACCAGCAGGCCAGCCAACATCACTTGCAACAACAGCACCAACAACAGACTCCGCATTGACACGACGTCGTACTCAAACGAGACACGTAAGAATAGCACAAAATCTAATTGGAGACAAACAAATGAGCGGAATGTAAGAaggcaaatgttttttgaaacgtattcaaattgtattgttttttCCCAAATATTATTGTTTATCATTTTAGCGTTTTTTGATTTCGAATTTCCTGAgtaaggaatgaaaaaaacaaaacaaactcgaAAGCTAATCGTGCACGGTTCAATGTCCCTGTCTAAAGTGTCAATTCTTTctaatgaaaagaagaaaaaaaattatggaaaagaaaaaaaaaaaaaaaacgaggagggtaaaaaaaaaacaaacaaacaaaataagagttaatagtaataatcgTCTATTTGTTTTCGCGGTAAAACTCACGTTCGTCGCGCCTTGACTCAAAGTGTCTCTCTCATCCCAATGTATTTTGTTACCTCTTTTCTTTGTATCCCCAACCCATTTGATTCAATcgtttgtgtgtgcgtgtgtgtctgtttttGCGTGAGGGGAAGCCGATGAAATCTGTTTTCCTTTGGAATTGAAAGGAAGAACGTGTCTGCGACGACATCCAGCAGCTTCGACAATGTCCTGTTTCTTTTAAAGGGGGAAGGATGGatcatttgatttctttcttttaaaaaaaaaaacgaaacagagTTGTcttcttttaaacaaaaaaatatgttatgTTTCATTATACTTGTACCTATACCGGGGACTATCTGATGTCGTGGCTAGATTATTTGTGTAACTGATATATTTctgtgttttctttcaccccccccccccccccccccccccccccccccccattttttttttttttttaaaatcctggTCTCTCTAGATGTCTCGACTCTCCTATTGCATCAGTGAATTGTATATCATAATAACGTATGGCGTTAAGTTTTAAGGTCCTTATCCTTTTCTAAATGACGTCCCAAAACGGTTTCAAACCTTTTTTCGATCCGCATTTTTTTCTAAGCCAATCCTAGACTGGTATcgtaacacaaaacaaaaaaaaggactggTGTTTTCTGCCTCTgatctttaaaagaaaaaaaaaaaaaaaaattcggctcATTTGATTAGGGACATTTGAATCCAAACAGGCAGACCAATGCGATACGACGACGGGTACTTGTAGACGGACACACTTCAAGAAATCAATGATGCCTATATATCTTTGTACGAAAGCAGACTTTACTTGTTGACGAGACGGACTGATAGAGCATCCGTTTTATCCTACAGTCTAGCCC
The window above is part of the Daphnia carinata strain CSIRO-1 chromosome 7, CSIRO_AGI_Dcar_HiC_V3, whole genome shotgun sequence genome. Proteins encoded here:
- the LOC130694610 gene encoding zinc finger protein rotund-like isoform X3 translates to MWAGSTANEAGQLGGVRASSHAGFGLGETAAATSYPATAAAAAAAAAATTTTNPPRPPSLPPPPPPPPPPAMPYPWDHHHLRHHEEVAKAALVWSPAPEAAHAHVSKPSPSSAAGTPPTPAQTPVGVGGGSTGGQQQQQQQHQQQHNNNNNHQHPVAPHHHHHHHHQTHSHHVAHHHGPSASSINNNNNPPTSSQPQAGLMHWMSVMAEHMTNPHHHDVHYMWNGVESKMSSSDQSSSTGSMHQKGGTLDQDGRMEGGVSLSHGPPVVVGQLGSASAANLYGVGGPRSTTSASTSSSSSQSPPIAPIVSSGSTAGGKMSGSTSNGGRKYQCKMCPQIFMAKSAMQMHARDAHRSETKPHQCQQCLKSFSSNHQLVQHIRVHTGEKPYRCSYCDRRFKQLSHVQQHTRLHTGERPYRCHVPECGRAFIQLSNLQQHLRNHDAQLERAKNRPFQCAICGKGFATESSLRTHTAKHAALIGGPNTTCCSLCHKLFLGNEALMEHMKHVHKDVVAAAGTSSMTGKKCEGSAATSESSAGSSMLMPHQHSLLPSLAHHVHQQQQSVSSLLASQQHQQQSNAHQQQQISSSSSLSASLSGLGVASDVINGLGSLTGGVGGGWAVSAPAPSAVKRRAPTHACPVCGKHYVNEGSLRKHLAAHPETAHITSALRMWPCSICPAVFPHETGLLTHMEQMRMEPKHQFAAQYMLSRAAAERRFRERGESPGPGPSAGPTSHHSDADSGHGTAGAAGLEAASTGTGASPAVAVAAAPSPATGPSSAHASVMNNNRLTSPSGRTAAGSAMNLGSSQSVGFGQGAAMSVQQLNDAMQQQQQQQQGGGAAAAATANGNNGAVDMEDDSSSAALTAEEAAVARRLQAAGVEAVLRLAAASASGAHSHGSGIHHSSASVGYTDSRLEQAIRLHQALGFALPQPHPALHLHQQQIQFQQQQQQQQQQQQQQQQQQQQHLIHQQQQQQQQQQQQQQQQQHSQHHLVGQHLSSQAAYHQHQQASQHHLQQQHQQQTPH
- the LOC130694610 gene encoding histone-lysine N-methyltransferase 2D-like isoform X4, with translation MVVLNGKQKAALVWSPAPEAAHAHVSKPSPSSAAGTPPTPAQTPVGVGGGSTGGQQQQQQQHQQQHNNNNNHQHPVAPHHHHHHHHQTHSHHVAHHHGPSASSINNNNNPPTSSQPQAGLMHWMSVMAEHMTNPHHHDVHYMWNGVESKMSSSDQSSSTGSMHQKGGTLDQDGRMEGGVSLSHGPPVVVGQLGSASAANLYGVGGPRSTTSASTSSSSSQSPPIAPIVSSGSTAGGKMSGSTSNGGRKYQCKMCPQIFMAKSAMQMHARDAHRSETKPHQCQQCLKSFSSNHQLVQHIRVHTGEKPYRCSYCDRRFKQLSHVQQHTRLHTGERPYRCHVPECGRAFIQLSNLQQHLRNHDAQLERAKNRPFQCAICGKGFATESSLRTHTAKSKKSPCGLNSSLEEDSQSRRHSPQCRMHAALIGGPNTTCCSLCHKLFLGNEALMEHMKHVHKDVVAAAGTSSMTGKKCEGSAATSESSAGSSMLMPHQHSLLPSLAHHVHQQQQSVSSLLASQQHQQQSNAHQQQQISSSSSLSASLSGLGVASDVINGLGSLTGGVGGGWAVSAPAPSAVKRRAPTHACPVCGKHYVNEGSLRKHLAAHPETAHITSALRMWPCSICPAVFPHETGLLTHMEQMRMEPKHQFAAQYMLSRAAAERRFRERGESPGPGPSAGPTSHHSDADSGHGTAGAAGLEAASTGTGASPAVAVAAAPSPATGPSSAHASVMNNNRLTSPSGRTAAGSAMNLGSSQSVGFGQGAAMSVQQLNDAMQQQQQQQQGGGAAAAATANGNNGAVDMEDDSSSAALTAEEAAVARRLQAAGVEAVLRLAAASASGAHSHGSGIHHSSASVGYTDSRLEQAIRLHQALGFALPQPHPALHLHQQQIQFQQQQQQQQQQQQQQQQQQQQHLIHQQQQQQQQQQQQQQQQQHSQHHLVGQHLSSQAAYHQHQQASQHHLQQQHQQQTPH
- the LOC130694610 gene encoding histone-lysine N-methyltransferase 2D-like isoform X5 → MAEVSVRPAPPPSAVAAAAQQQQQQQPLQQQLQQTVSNAIANAHKMGNGGLSGLAGHLAGLGSVNNGTGDVVDIWPSTSPSGNAQQQQQQPQQQQQQQQQANSAAMAALNLLATSTATTRTTSSVTHDPSMMEKLVQDLQSKLPPRSFPFFDDRWKMEQLWKIFMAKSAMQMHARDAHRSETKPHQCQQCLKSFSSNHQLVQHIRVHTGEKPYRCSYCDRRFKQLSHVQQHTRLHTGERPYRCHVPECGRAFIQLSNLQQHLRNHDAQLERAKNRPFQCAICGKGFATESSLRTHTAKSKKSPCGLNSSLEEDSQSRRHSPQCRMHAALIGGPNTTCCSLCHKLFLGNEALMEHMKHVHKDVVAAAGTSSMTGKKCEGSAATSESSAGSSMLMPHQHSLLPSLAHHVHQQQQSVSSLLASQQHQQQSNAHQQQQISSSSSLSASLSGLGVASDVINGLGSLTGGVGGGWAVSAPAPSAVKRRAPTHACPVCGKHYVNEGSLRKHLAAHPETAHITSALRMWPCSICPAVFPHETGLLTHMEQMRMEPKHQFAAQYMLSRAAAERRFRERGESPGPGPSAGPTSHHSDADSGHGTAGAAGLEAASTGTGASPAVAVAAAPSPATGPSSAHASVMNNNRLTSPSGRTAAGSAMNLGSSQSVGFGQGAAMSVQQLNDAMQQQQQQQQGGGAAAAATANGNNGAVDMEDDSSSAALTAEEAAVARRLQAAGVEAVLRLAAASASGAHSHGSGIHHSSASVGYTDSRLEQAIRLHQALGFALPQPHPALHLHQQQIQFQQQQQQQQQQQQQQQQQQQQHLIHQQQQQQQQQQQQQQQQQHSQHHLVGQHLSSQAAYHQHQQASQHHLQQQHQQQTPH
- the LOC130694610 gene encoding histone-lysine N-methyltransferase 2D-like isoform X6 is translated as MAEVSVRPAPPPSAVAAAAQQQQQQQPLQQQLQQTVSNAIANAHKMGNGGLSGLAGHLAGLGSVNNGTGDVVDIWPSTSPSGNAQQQQQQPQQQQQQQQQANSAAMAALNLLATSTATTRTTSSVTHDPSMMEKLVQDLQIFMAKSAMQMHARDAHRSETKPHQCQQCLKSFSSNHQLVQHIRVHTGEKPYRCSYCDRRFKQLSHVQQHTRLHTGERPYRCHVPECGRAFIQLSNLQQHLRNHDAQLERAKNRPFQCAICGKGFATESSLRTHTAKSKKSPCGLNSSLEEDSQSRRHSPQCRMHAALIGGPNTTCCSLCHKLFLGNEALMEHMKHVHKDVVAAAGTSSMTGKKCEGSAATSESSAGSSMLMPHQHSLLPSLAHHVHQQQQSVSSLLASQQHQQQSNAHQQQQISSSSSLSASLSGLGVASDVINGLGSLTGGVGGGWAVSAPAPSAVKRRAPTHACPVCGKHYVNEGSLRKHLAAHPETAHITSALRMWPCSICPAVFPHETGLLTHMEQMRMEPKHQFAAQYMLSRAAAERRFRERGESPGPGPSAGPTSHHSDADSGHGTAGAAGLEAASTGTGASPAVAVAAAPSPATGPSSAHASVMNNNRLTSPSGRTAAGSAMNLGSSQSVGFGQGAAMSVQQLNDAMQQQQQQQQGGGAAAAATANGNNGAVDMEDDSSSAALTAEEAAVARRLQAAGVEAVLRLAAASASGAHSHGSGIHHSSASVGYTDSRLEQAIRLHQALGFALPQPHPALHLHQQQIQFQQQQQQQQQQQQQQQQQQQQHLIHQQQQQQQQQQQQQQQQQHSQHHLVGQHLSSQAAYHQHQQASQHHLQQQHQQQTPH
- the LOC130694610 gene encoding zinc finger protein rotund-like isoform X1; protein product: MWAGSTANEAGQLGGVRASSHAGFGLGETAAATSYPATAAAAAAAAAATTTTNPPRPPSLPPPPPPPPPPAMPYPWDHHHLRHHEEVAKAALVWSPAPEAAHAHVSKPSPSSAAGTPPTPAQTPVGVGGGSTGGQQQQQQQHQQQHNNNNNHQHPVAPHHHHHHHHQTHSHHVAHHHGPSASSINNNNNPPTSSQPQAGLMHWMSVMAEHMTNPHHHDVHYMWNGVESKMSSSDQSSSTGSMHQKGGTLDQDGRMEGGVSLSHGPPVVVGQLGSASAANLYGVGGPRSTTSASTSSSSSQSPPIAPIVSSGSTAGGKMSGSTSNGGRKYQCKMCPQIFMAKSAMQMHARDAHRSETKPHQCQQCLKSFSSNHQLVQHIRVHTGEKPYRCSYCDRRFKQLSHVQQHTRLHTGERPYRCHVPECGRAFIQLSNLQQHLRNHDAQLERAKNRPFQCAICGKGFATESSLRTHTAKSKKSPCGLNSSLEEDSQSRRHSPQCRMHAALIGGPNTTCCSLCHKLFLGNEALMEHMKHVHKDVVAAAGTSSMTGKKCEGSAATSESSAGSSMLMPHQHSLLPSLAHHVHQQQQSVSSLLASQQHQQQSNAHQQQQISSSSSLSASLSGLGVASDVINGLGSLTGGVGGGWAVSAPAPSAVKRRAPTHACPVCGKHYVNEGSLRKHLAAHPETAHITSALRMWPCSICPAVFPHETGLLTHMEQMRMEPKHQFAAQYMLSRAAAERRFRERGESPGPGPSAGPTSHHSDADSGHGTAGAAGLEAASTGTGASPAVAVAAAPSPATGPSSAHASVMNNNRLTSPSGRTAAGSAMNLGSSQSVGFGQGAAMSVQQLNDAMQQQQQQQQGGGAAAAATANGNNGAVDMEDDSSSAALTAEEAAVARRLQAAGVEAVLRLAAASASGAHSHGSGIHHSSASVGYTDSRLEQAIRLHQALGFALPQPHPALHLHQQQIQFQQQQQQQQQQQQQQQQQQQQHLIHQQQQQQQQQQQQQQQQQHSQHHLVGQHLSSQAAYHQHQQASQHHLQQQHQQQTPH
- the LOC130694610 gene encoding zinc finger protein rotund-like isoform X2, giving the protein MWAGSTANEAGQLGGVRASSHAGFGLGETAAATSYPATAAAAAAAAAATTTTNPPRPPSLPPPPPPPPPPAMPYPWDHHHLRHHEEVAKAALVWSPAPEAAHAHVSKPSPSSAAGTPPTPAQTPVGVGGGSTGGQQQQQQQHQQQHNNNNNHQHPVAPHHHHHHHHQTHSHHVAHHHGPSASSINNNNNPPTSSQPQAGLMHWMSVMAEHMTNPHHHDVHYMWNGVESKMSSSDQSSSTGSMHQKGGTLDQDGRMEGGVSLSHGPPVVVGQLGSASAANLYGVGGPRSTTSASTSSSSSQSPPIAPIVSSGSTAGGKMSGSTSNGGRKYQCKMCPQIFMAKSAMQMHARDAHRSETKPHQCQQCLKSFSSNHQLVQHIRVHTGEKPYRCSYCDRRFKQLSHVQQHTRLHTGERPYRCHVPECGRAFIQLSNLQQHLRNHDAQLERAKNRPFQCAICGKGFATESSLRTHTAKSKKSPCGLNSSLEEDSQSRRHSPQCRMHAALIGGPNTTCCSLCHKLFLGNEALMEHMKHVHKDVVAAAGTSSMTGEGSAATSESSAGSSMLMPHQHSLLPSLAHHVHQQQQSVSSLLASQQHQQQSNAHQQQQISSSSSLSASLSGLGVASDVINGLGSLTGGVGGGWAVSAPAPSAVKRRAPTHACPVCGKHYVNEGSLRKHLAAHPETAHITSALRMWPCSICPAVFPHETGLLTHMEQMRMEPKHQFAAQYMLSRAAAERRFRERGESPGPGPSAGPTSHHSDADSGHGTAGAAGLEAASTGTGASPAVAVAAAPSPATGPSSAHASVMNNNRLTSPSGRTAAGSAMNLGSSQSVGFGQGAAMSVQQLNDAMQQQQQQQQGGGAAAAATANGNNGAVDMEDDSSSAALTAEEAAVARRLQAAGVEAVLRLAAASASGAHSHGSGIHHSSASVGYTDSRLEQAIRLHQALGFALPQPHPALHLHQQQIQFQQQQQQQQQQQQQQQQQQQQHLIHQQQQQQQQQQQQQQQQQHSQHHLVGQHLSSQAAYHQHQQASQHHLQQQHQQQTPH